One window from the genome of Drosophila albomicans strain 15112-1751.03 chromosome 2L, ASM965048v2, whole genome shotgun sequence encodes:
- the LOC117565493 gene encoding uncharacterized protein LOC117565493 codes for MQPIEKCVLAALLLGCVLQTAYAIKCWDCRSDNDPKCGDPFDNSTLAITDCHQAPELEHLKGVRPTMCRKIRQKVHGEWRYFRSCAYMGEPGIEGDERFCLMRTGSYNIFMEYCTCNSKDGCNGAALQKSSFLSVCLGTLVVGLVAHFLRK; via the exons ATGCAACCAATAGAGAAATGCGTGCTGGCCGCCTTATTGCTGGGCTGCGTGCTGCAAACAG CTTATGCCATCAAATGCTGGGATTGTCGCTCGGATAACGATCCAAAGTGCGGAGATCCCTTCGACAACAGCACATTGGCCATCACCGATTGCCATCAGGCACCTGAACTGGAGCATTTGAAGGGCGTGCGTCCAACCATGTGTCGCAAGATCCGTCAGAAGGTGCACGGGGAATGGCGTTACTTCCGTAGTTGCGCCTATATGGGAGAGCCAGGAATTGAGGGGGATGAACGCTTCTGTTTGATGCGCACGGGCAGCTATAACATCTTCATGGAGTATTGCACCTGTAACAGCAAAGATGGCTGCAATGGAGCAGCGCTGCAAAAAAGCAGCTTCCTCAGCGTTTGTCTGGGCACCCTGGTTGTTGGACTAGTCGCTCATTTCCTTCGGAAATAG